DNA from Haloferax volcanii DS2:
CCGAACTCGCTCCCGACGACGGCCTCGGGGCGCTTTTGAACCGACTCGACGGCGTCGAGTACGTCGGATTCGACGCGCTTCCCGAGAGCGTCGACCGGTCGGTGACGAACGTGAACACGCGCACGGAGTTGGCGCGGGTCGCCGCCGGAGACGAGGTGCGGCGATGAACCCCGACTCGGCCGCGGGTCGGTCGAGCAGACGGGCGTTCCTCGCGGCCGTCGGCGGGGTCGCGGCCGGCGGCCTCACCGCGACAGCGGGCTGTCTCGGCCGGGGTGAGGAAGCACCGACCGTATCGATTCTCGCCGCCGGAAGCCTCCAGCGGGCGCTCACCACCGAGTTCGACGCGCCGGACGGAACTCGCATCGAGGTCGAGGCCCACGGCTCAGCGCGCGTGGCCCGGATGGTCGACGACGACCAACGCGACCCCGACATCGTCGCCCTCGCGGACCCGGCGCTGTTCGACGCGCCGCTTTCGGTCCCGTGGTACGCGACGTTCGCCAACAACGCGCTCGTCGTCGCGTACAACCCCCAGACGGAGGGCGGAACGCGGGTCACCGAGGCCGCCTCGTGGCCCGACGCCCTCCTCGACGACGCGGTCAGCCTCGGTCGGACCGACCCCGACCTCGACCCGCTGGGCTACCGGACGCGGTTCGCGCTCGCGCTCGCGGCCGACCACTACGACCGGCCGGCGCTCACAGCGGACCTGCTCCGCCGCGACCAGATATACCCCGAGACGCAACTGCTCGCGCAGTTCGACGCCGGCGGCGTCGACGCGGCGTTCGTCTACCGGAGCATGGCCGTCGAGCGCGACTACCCGTACCTCGAACTCCCGGCGGCAATCAACCTGAGCGACCCCGACCACGCGTCGGCGTACGCGACAGTCAGCTACACGCTCCCGGACGGCGTCACCGTCCGCGGCGGCCCGATTCGGTACGCCGCGACGCGCCGCACCGACACGGCGGCGGCGAAGTCGGTGTTCGAGGCGCTCGTCGGGACCGCCGGCGACTTCCTCGAACCCTCCGGGTTCACCGTGCGCGCGAGCCACCCACACTACTTCGGAGATGTCCCACCGACAGCCTAACCGCCGCGAGCGCGGCGTCACGCGACTCCTGCCCGAGACGTGGCGAGGCCTGACGCTGCTTCTCGCGGGGGTGCTTCTCCTCTACTACCTGCTTCCAATCGGCGCGCTCGTCTTCGCGCAGTCGCCGGCGTCGCTGGCTACCGACGTGACGAACGAGGTCGTCCTGACCGCCGCCACCAACTCCGTCGTCGCGGCGACGCTCAGCACGCTGGTCGCCGTCGCCTTCGGCGTTCCCTTGGCCTACTGGCTCTCGCGCACGTCGTTCCGCGGCCGCGACGTGATTCTGGCGCTGGTGATGCTCCCGCTCGTCCTCCCGCCGGTCGTCAGCGGGATGTTACTGCTCAGACTCGTCGGCCCCGCCGGCCTCGGCCAACTGACGAGCGTCCCGCTGACGCGCTCGCTTTTCGGCGTCGTTCTCGCGCAGACCTACGTCGCCTCGCCGTTTCTGGTCGTGACCGCGAAGACGGCCTTCGACGGCGTGGACAGGCAACTCGAAGCGGCGGCCCGCTCGCTCGGAGAGGACCGCGTCGGGAGCGTTCGACGCGTGACGCTCCCGCTGGCGAAGCAGGGCATCCTCGCCGGCGTGACCCTGACGTTCGCGCGGGCAATCGGAGAGTTCGGCGCGACGCTCATGCTGGCGTACTACCCGCGGACGCTCCCGGTGCAAATCTGGGTGTCGTACCTCTCGACCGGCCTCGACGCCGCGTTCCCGGTCGCGCTCGTCCTCGTCGGCATCGCCGTCGGGGCGATTCTGCTGGTCCACGCGCTGGGGACGAACCCGTGGGAGTGAACGGATAGAAACCCACCATCGCGCCGCACCCGAGGGTTGAGTGCGGCGGCCCCCGAAGCGACCGTATACCCGTCGCGAGCGTGGGCGACGAGACGGTCGTCTCCGGCGAGGCCGTCGTGTTGTCGCTGGCGCACGACGGGGGCGTGAGAGGAAGGAACGAAGAGAGGAGTCGGGCTACCGACCGCAGGACTCACTCAGGCCGGCGTCGTCCCGCTTACAGCGGGTAGTCGCGGGGTTCGTGCTGGAGGGAAATCCACTTGTCCTCGGTGATTTCGTCGAGGAAGGCGTCGCTGTTGTAGGTGCCGACGCCGGACGCCCCGGTGCCGCTGAACGGGACGTGCGCCTCGTCGTTGATGGGTTGGTCGTTGACGTGGACGTTGCCGGTCTCCATCCGGAGGGCGATTTCCTTGCCGGTGGCGAGGTCGCCGGCGTGGACCGATCCGGAGAGGCCGTACTCGGTCGCGTTGGCGAGTTCGACCGCCTCGTCGACGTCCGAGAAGGGGATGACGGGCGCGATGGGGCCGAAGTGCTCGTTGCGGGCCGCGGCCATGTCGTTGGTCACGCCCGAGAGGACGGTCGGCTGGACGACAAGCGAGTCGTCGACGCCGTCGAGGTCGGCCGTCGAGCCGCCGGTTTCCAGCGTCGCGCCGGCGGCGACCGTCTCCTCGACGTAGCCCAGCATTTCGTCGCGCTGGGACTCGTCGATGATGGGGCCGACGACCGTGTCGTCCTCGTGGGCGGAGCCGACGGGCAGCTCCGCGGCCCGCTCGGTCAGCTTCTCGACGTACTCGTCGTAGACCGACTCGTGGACGATGTGGCGGTTGATGGAGATACAGACCTGTCCCTGATGGACGAAGCTCCCGAAGACCGCGGCGTCGGCCGCGCGGTCGACGTCCGCACCCTCGGTCACGACGTGGGCGTTGTTGCCGCCGAGTTCCATCGCGGGCACGGCGAGGTTCTCGCCGGCGATGCCCGAGACGCGCTTGCCGACCTCGGTGGAGCCGGTGAACGCCACCACGTCGCTCTCGGGGTGGCCGGCGACGCGGTCACCGATTTCCGAGCCGCGGCCGGTGACGACGTTGACGACGCCCTCGGGGAGGTCGGTCTCCTCGAACAGCTTGGCGAACAGCAGCCCGCCCGTGATGGGGGAGTTGGTCGAGGGCTTCAGTACGACCGCGTTCCCCGCGGCGACGGCGGGCGCGACCGCCCGCATCGACAGGTTCAGCGGGAAGTTCCAGGGCGAGATGACCGTCACCACGCCCTTCGGGTTCTTCTGCACGATGTTCTCCTTGCCGGGGATGTTGGAGGCGACGTGCTCGCCACGCATCCGACGGGGCAGCGTCGCGGCCTCGCTCGCGTGGTCGGAGGCGATTTGGATGGAGGTCTCGCCCATGATGCGCGAGCCGCCGACCTCGTGTGCGAGGAGGTCGATAATCTCGTCTTCGTACTCGTTCAGCGCCTGGAGGAACTGCTCGACGACCTCCTGCCGCCGCGCGGGCGGCGCTTCGGCCCACGATTCCTGGGCTTCGGCGGCCGCCTCGTAGGCGGCGTCGACGTCGGCCTCCGTCCCGCGAGGGACGTGCGCGACCGTCTCGCGGGTCGACGGATCCTCGACTGCGATGCTCTCGCCGCTCTCACTTTCGGTCCACTCGCCGTCGATGTACAGCGCGTTCCAATCGGCGTCGGTGGCGATGTCGTCGACCATGTGCAGTCGTGAGTTGGGGGCGGCGGGATAAATGGGGCCGTAATGGGGAGAACTGCTCGCGTTACAACAACCTCAAGAGCCTCTGTCCCCGCGGCGCGCGAGGCGCGGTGACAGTATGGACGTGTCGAATGAAAGCGTCGTACACAACGACGACGACAGAGAGACGACAGACCGCCGATGAATATATGTTTTTTTAACAGAAACGGGTTCCCATGAGGCGAACCAGGGCGCTGACGATGTATCTCATCGTTCCGTGTCTGCTCTACGCTGCCGCGTTCGTAATCGTGGTAACTCAGTTTTCGGCTGTCGTCGAAACCAGCACGCTGCGGCAGTCACACACGGTATTCGCAGCGATTATCGCGGTCGTTCTGCTCGTGAAAAGAGACGAACTGTCCGCCGAGAGGTGAGCGCGTTCCGCTCGGGGTGCGTGCTGTACTGCGTCACGAATTAGAATCGTCCGCCGAGTGCGAGGCGTCATCCGTACGCCTCAAGTTTGCCCATTCGACGGCGAGTCGCCGTTCCGCGAAACATCCGAACCGACACCCACCTTCTTTACGGAGCGTTCCGTGGTCGCGAACAGAGGACTCGATGACACCGAAACAGGGTGGACGTACACCGCTTTCTCCTCGCGCGACGCGAGCGTTCGAGCACCTTCGGCCCCTCGTCGCTGACCGCGACGCCGGGATGCCCGTGGCGGACGCGCGCCAACGAGTTCGCTCGGCGGGTGAAGACCCCGCGGCCGTCGACGAACTCCTGAACAAGGGCTATCTCTACGAAGTCGAAGGCGACGTGTTCGTGACGTGAGCGCTGTCGCGCCGGCCTGACCGGACGCGAAGGCGGACCGCCGAACCGGACGCGACGAAGTGCGAGGCCGCGCCGACCGCGACCCGCTCGCGGGAGTCGGGTGCGACTATCCTGTGACACGCGAAGATTTTCGGCTATATAGCTCCCGTGCGACTCGTGAGACGCACATATCCGTCACGAGAATCGAGAGGAGCCACGAGATACTTACACCGCGAGCGAGACGTGCGGGGTGCATCATGAAGAAGGTCCTCGCACGAATCGGAATCGGCAACGCGACCGTCGATACCGTCCTCCCCTCCGATACCGTCCGCCCCGGCGAGACGGTCGACGCAGAGGTTCGCATCGAAGGCGGGTCGGCGGAACAGGAAATCGGGAAGGTTCGGTTC
Protein-coding regions in this window:
- a CDS encoding molybdate ABC transporter permease subunit codes for the protein MSHRQPNRRERGVTRLLPETWRGLTLLLAGVLLLYYLLPIGALVFAQSPASLATDVTNEVVLTAATNSVVAATLSTLVAVAFGVPLAYWLSRTSFRGRDVILALVMLPLVLPPVVSGMLLLRLVGPAGLGQLTSVPLTRSLFGVVLAQTYVASPFLVVTAKTAFDGVDRQLEAAARSLGEDRVGSVRRVTLPLAKQGILAGVTLTFARAIGEFGATLMLAYYPRTLPVQIWVSYLSTGLDAAFPVALVLVGIAVGAILLVHALGTNPWE
- a CDS encoding extracellular solute-binding protein translates to MNPDSAAGRSSRRAFLAAVGGVAAGGLTATAGCLGRGEEAPTVSILAAGSLQRALTTEFDAPDGTRIEVEAHGSARVARMVDDDQRDPDIVALADPALFDAPLSVPWYATFANNALVVAYNPQTEGGTRVTEAASWPDALLDDAVSLGRTDPDLDPLGYRTRFALALAADHYDRPALTADLLRRDQIYPETQLLAQFDAGGVDAAFVYRSMAVERDYPYLELPAAINLSDPDHASAYATVSYTLPDGVTVRGGPIRYAATRRTDTAAAKSVFEALVGTAGDFLEPSGFTVRASHPHYFGDVPPTA
- a CDS encoding aldehyde dehydrogenase family protein, translated to MVDDIATDADWNALYIDGEWTESESGESIAVEDPSTRETVAHVPRGTEADVDAAYEAAAEAQESWAEAPPARRQEVVEQFLQALNEYEDEIIDLLAHEVGGSRIMGETSIQIASDHASEAATLPRRMRGEHVASNIPGKENIVQKNPKGVVTVISPWNFPLNLSMRAVAPAVAAGNAVVLKPSTNSPITGGLLFAKLFEETDLPEGVVNVVTGRGSEIGDRVAGHPESDVVAFTGSTEVGKRVSGIAGENLAVPAMELGGNNAHVVTEGADVDRAADAAVFGSFVHQGQVCISINRHIVHESVYDEYVEKLTERAAELPVGSAHEDDTVVGPIIDESQRDEMLGYVEETVAAGATLETGGSTADLDGVDDSLVVQPTVLSGVTNDMAAARNEHFGPIAPVIPFSDVDEAVELANATEYGLSGSVHAGDLATGKEIALRMETGNVHVNDQPINDEAHVPFSGTGASGVGTYNSDAFLDEITEDKWISLQHEPRDYPL